One Engystomops pustulosus chromosome 7, aEngPut4.maternal, whole genome shotgun sequence DNA window includes the following coding sequences:
- the PLA2G15 gene encoding lysosomal phospholipase A and acyltransferase isoform X1, with translation MSTGVGLSSVAALFLLWLQSASSTPSCSKYGCSPGPPVVIVPGDLGNQLEAKLNKPSVVHYMCSKKTDYYFTLWLNLELLLPLVIDCWIDNIRLVYNTTTKTTASPEGVDIRVPGFGQTSSLEFLDPSKRSVGTYFYTLVQNMVGWGYMRDADIRGAPYDWRKAPNENTEYFEALQKLIETMYEEYRSPVVLIAHSMGNLYTLYFLNHQRQDWKDKYIHSFVALGAPWGGVAKTLRVLASGDNNRIPVISSLRIRDQQRSAVSTSWLLPYNNTWSTEKVFVTTPNANYTLKDYPNFYRDIGFKEGWIMRKETESLISSLTPPGVTVHCLYGTEVDTPDSFQYDSFPDKDPNIIYGPGDGTVNIESALQCRKWIGLQKQAVYLVELPGNEHIAMLSNVTTISYIKKVLLGV, from the exons TACCAGGTGACTTGGGAAACCAACTGGAAGCCAAGCTGAATAAACCTTCAGTTGTACATTATATGTGCTCCAAAAAGACTGATTATTACTTCACGCTTTGGCTGAATCTGGAGCTCCTACTGCCCCTAGTAATTGACTGCTGGATAGACAACATAAG ATTGGTTTATAATACAACCACCAAGACTACTGCTTCTCCAGAGGGAGTCGACATAAGGGTCCCAGGCTTTGGCCAAACATCCTCGCTGGAATTTCTTGATCCTAGCAAAAGGAGTGTTG gaACTTATTTCTATACTCTTGTACAGAATATGGTTGGCTGGGGGTACATGCGTGATGCAGATATCAGAGGAGCACCATATGATTGGCGCAAAGCCCCTA ATGAGAACACAGAGTATTTTGAAGCCTTACAGAAGCTCATAGAAACTATGTATGAGGAGTACAGGAGTCCAGTGGTGCTCATAGCTCACAGTATGGGAAATCTGTACACCCTTTATTTTCTCAATCACCAAAGGCAGGACTGGAAAGACAAGTATATCCATTCTTTTGTGGCTCTCGGTGCTCCTTGGGGAGGAGTGGCAAAAACTCTTCGAGTACTTGCTTCAG GTGACAATAATAGAATTCCAGTAATAAGCTCCTTGCGGATCCGGGACCAGCAGCGCTCAGCTGTCTCCACTAGTTGGCTACTACCATACAATAACACATGGTCAACTGAAAAAGTTTTTGTAACTACACCGAATGCCAACTACACACTGAAGGACTATCCGAACTTTTATAGAGACATCGGCTTTAAGGAGGGATGGATCATGAGAAAAGAAACTGAAAGTCTTATATCTTCTCTTACTCCTCCTGGGGTTACTGTACATTGCCTTTATGGAACGGAGGTTGATACTCCTGATTCATTTCAATATGATTCTTTCCCGGATAAGGACCCGAACATCATTTATGGGCCTGGAGATGGAACAGTGAACATAGAAAGTGCCTTACAATGTCGTAAATGGATAGGCCTTCAGAAACAGGCAGTATATCTGGTAGAGTTGCCTGGTAATGAACATATTGCCATGTTGTCCAATGTTACCACTATTTCCTACATCAAGAAGGTCCTTCTAGGTGTATAA
- the PLA2G15 gene encoding lysosomal phospholipase A and acyltransferase isoform X2, translating to MCSKKTDYYFTLWLNLELLLPLVIDCWIDNIRLVYNTTTKTTASPEGVDIRVPGFGQTSSLEFLDPSKRSVGTYFYTLVQNMVGWGYMRDADIRGAPYDWRKAPNENTEYFEALQKLIETMYEEYRSPVVLIAHSMGNLYTLYFLNHQRQDWKDKYIHSFVALGAPWGGVAKTLRVLASGDNNRIPVISSLRIRDQQRSAVSTSWLLPYNNTWSTEKVFVTTPNANYTLKDYPNFYRDIGFKEGWIMRKETESLISSLTPPGVTVHCLYGTEVDTPDSFQYDSFPDKDPNIIYGPGDGTVNIESALQCRKWIGLQKQAVYLVELPGNEHIAMLSNVTTISYIKKVLLGV from the exons ATGTGCTCCAAAAAGACTGATTATTACTTCACGCTTTGGCTGAATCTGGAGCTCCTACTGCCCCTAGTAATTGACTGCTGGATAGACAACATAAG ATTGGTTTATAATACAACCACCAAGACTACTGCTTCTCCAGAGGGAGTCGACATAAGGGTCCCAGGCTTTGGCCAAACATCCTCGCTGGAATTTCTTGATCCTAGCAAAAGGAGTGTTG gaACTTATTTCTATACTCTTGTACAGAATATGGTTGGCTGGGGGTACATGCGTGATGCAGATATCAGAGGAGCACCATATGATTGGCGCAAAGCCCCTA ATGAGAACACAGAGTATTTTGAAGCCTTACAGAAGCTCATAGAAACTATGTATGAGGAGTACAGGAGTCCAGTGGTGCTCATAGCTCACAGTATGGGAAATCTGTACACCCTTTATTTTCTCAATCACCAAAGGCAGGACTGGAAAGACAAGTATATCCATTCTTTTGTGGCTCTCGGTGCTCCTTGGGGAGGAGTGGCAAAAACTCTTCGAGTACTTGCTTCAG GTGACAATAATAGAATTCCAGTAATAAGCTCCTTGCGGATCCGGGACCAGCAGCGCTCAGCTGTCTCCACTAGTTGGCTACTACCATACAATAACACATGGTCAACTGAAAAAGTTTTTGTAACTACACCGAATGCCAACTACACACTGAAGGACTATCCGAACTTTTATAGAGACATCGGCTTTAAGGAGGGATGGATCATGAGAAAAGAAACTGAAAGTCTTATATCTTCTCTTACTCCTCCTGGGGTTACTGTACATTGCCTTTATGGAACGGAGGTTGATACTCCTGATTCATTTCAATATGATTCTTTCCCGGATAAGGACCCGAACATCATTTATGGGCCTGGAGATGGAACAGTGAACATAGAAAGTGCCTTACAATGTCGTAAATGGATAGGCCTTCAGAAACAGGCAGTATATCTGGTAGAGTTGCCTGGTAATGAACATATTGCCATGTTGTCCAATGTTACCACTATTTCCTACATCAAGAAGGTCCTTCTAGGTGTATAA